From a region of the Nonlabens dokdonensis DSW-6 genome:
- a CDS encoding IPExxxVDY family protein: protein MAIHKLADWELEEEPYILIAIHSTLEPYRMAYLLNKYLHKSFSRSIKDQDISQLAYTANYPVYKHFDQEQNAPFYLIPNKYWGIATQQPAITGLFDSNESVRVKTVLIKEYGTVDFLLKIEKDEEIFPLKKLLNSIGEIPQVISVYQVDTFKIKQQDYLIFE from the coding sequence GTGGCGATTCACAAATTAGCAGACTGGGAATTAGAAGAAGAGCCTTATATCTTGATTGCTATACATTCTACTTTAGAGCCTTATAGGATGGCTTATTTATTAAACAAGTATTTGCATAAGAGCTTTAGTAGAAGCATTAAAGATCAAGATATTTCACAACTTGCGTATACGGCAAATTATCCTGTGTACAAACACTTTGACCAAGAGCAAAATGCACCTTTCTATTTAATTCCTAATAAATATTGGGGTATTGCAACTCAGCAACCAGCAATAACTGGCTTATTTGATAGTAATGAGTCCGTGCGAGTAAAAACAGTATTGATAAAAGAATATGGAACGGTAGATTTTTTACTTAAGATTGAAAAAGATGAAGAAATTTTTCCACTTAAAAAGTTACTAAATTCCATAGGGGAAATACCCCAAGTTATAAGTGTCTATCAAGTAGATACGTTTAAAATAAAACAACAAGATTATTTAATATTTGAATAA
- the rnc gene encoding ribonuclease III — translation MNRIRKIFKSRSTVHTNEELSSAIKNITGLKPKDICLYETAFTHKSMGLKTDVGFPQSYERLEFLGDAILGAVIAEYIFNEVPSGDEGYLTKMRSKIVSREHLNELGQDFGLIKYAKTQVPTRNFGANIHGNLFEALVGAVYLDRGYVTCKKFICKKVVVPYVDIEKLEGKVISYKSLLIEWCQKHKKKFDYNTYEDSGADDVKHFSVKLTIDKKVISKARATSKKKAEEKASKRAYFALQDKF, via the coding sequence ATGAATAGAATTCGCAAAATATTTAAATCTCGAAGTACTGTTCATACTAACGAGGAATTATCTAGTGCAATTAAAAACATAACTGGACTCAAACCTAAAGACATTTGTCTCTATGAGACCGCTTTCACCCATAAATCTATGGGTTTAAAAACTGATGTAGGATTCCCTCAAAGTTATGAGCGATTAGAATTTTTAGGTGATGCTATACTTGGAGCGGTCATTGCTGAATATATTTTTAATGAAGTACCTAGTGGCGACGAAGGTTATTTGACAAAAATGCGATCTAAAATTGTAAGTCGCGAGCATTTAAACGAATTAGGTCAGGACTTCGGTCTTATTAAATACGCCAAAACTCAGGTACCTACGCGCAATTTTGGTGCAAACATTCATGGCAATCTTTTTGAAGCCCTTGTAGGAGCAGTCTACCTGGATAGAGGTTACGTTACCTGTAAAAAGTTTATTTGTAAAAAAGTGGTAGTGCCTTATGTTGATATCGAGAAGCTAGAAGGAAAGGTAATTTCTTATAAAAGTCTACTGATCGAGTGGTGTCAAAAGCATAAAAAGAAATTTGACTACAATACTTACGAAGACTCTGGTGCAGACGATGTGAAACACTTCTCAGTAAAACTGACCATTGATAAAAAAGTAATTTCTAAAGCTAGAGCAACATCTAAAAAGAAAGCAGAGGAGAAAGCGAGTAAAAGAGCCTACTTTGCTCTTCAAGATAAATTCTAA
- the fabF gene encoding beta-ketoacyl-ACP synthase II yields the protein MELKRVVITGMGALTPIGNNLEEYWEALKAGKSGCAPITYFDTEHFKTKFACEIKNFNVTDFIDRKEARRMDRFAQYALVAGDEAIADSGLDIDAIDKFRVGVIWGAGIGGLETFQEEVKSFAAGNGVPRFNPFFIPKMIADIAPAHISIKYGFMGPNYTTVSACASSANAMLDAVNYIRLGHCDVIVTGGSEAAVAQAGMGGFNAMHALSTRNESPETASRPFDATRDGFVLGEGAGALVLEDYEYAKARGAKIYAEVIGGGFSSDAYHITAPDPEGRGVIAVMKNTLQNAGINPEDVDHINTHGTSTPLGDVAELKAIKAVFGDHAPNISINSTKSMTGHLLGAAGAIESIASVMAINEGIVPPTINHTTVDENIDPSLRLILNKPEKREVNVALSNTFGFGGHNCCIAFRKI from the coding sequence ATGGAATTAAAGCGAGTTGTCATTACAGGAATGGGTGCCCTTACTCCTATAGGGAATAACCTAGAGGAATATTGGGAAGCATTAAAAGCTGGTAAGAGCGGTTGTGCTCCTATCACATATTTTGATACAGAACATTTTAAGACAAAATTCGCTTGCGAGATCAAGAACTTTAACGTGACTGATTTCATCGACCGCAAGGAAGCTAGACGCATGGATCGATTTGCCCAGTATGCACTGGTAGCAGGTGATGAAGCTATAGCCGACTCTGGACTGGACATAGACGCTATCGATAAATTTAGGGTAGGTGTTATATGGGGTGCAGGAATAGGTGGTTTAGAAACTTTTCAGGAAGAGGTAAAATCGTTTGCAGCTGGAAATGGCGTGCCGCGTTTTAACCCTTTCTTTATACCAAAAATGATTGCAGATATAGCTCCGGCTCATATTTCTATAAAATATGGATTTATGGGACCTAACTATACTACAGTATCTGCTTGTGCTTCTAGTGCAAATGCAATGCTGGATGCAGTAAATTATATTAGACTAGGACATTGTGATGTCATAGTAACTGGTGGCTCTGAAGCTGCCGTTGCTCAAGCTGGAATGGGTGGTTTTAATGCCATGCATGCCTTATCTACTCGTAATGAAAGTCCAGAAACTGCAAGTCGCCCTTTTGATGCGACTCGTGACGGTTTTGTTCTAGGAGAAGGCGCTGGAGCCTTAGTCCTAGAAGATTATGAATATGCAAAGGCTCGTGGAGCAAAAATCTATGCTGAGGTGATAGGTGGAGGTTTTTCAAGTGATGCGTATCATATTACCGCTCCTGATCCTGAAGGTCGTGGTGTTATTGCAGTAATGAAAAATACATTACAAAACGCAGGAATCAATCCTGAAGATGTAGATCACATCAATACTCATGGAACGTCTACACCACTAGGTGACGTGGCAGAGTTAAAGGCTATTAAAGCTGTTTTTGGTGATCACGCACCTAACATTAGTATCAATTCTACGAAGTCCATGACAGGCCACCTTCTAGGTGCTGCTGGAGCAATTGAATCTATAGCAAGCGTTATGGCGATTAATGAAGGTATTGTGCCTCCTACAATCAACCATACTACAGTTGATGAGAATATTGATCCTTCTTTACGATTAATTCTTAATAAGCCTGAAAAGCGTGAGGTAAATGTTGCCTTGAGCAACACTTTCGGTTTTGGAGGTCATAACTGTTGCATTGCTTTCAGAAAGATCTAA